Below is a genomic region from Carboxydocella sporoproducens DSM 16521.
GGTTTTCGGCATGGGCCTGAACAGCTTTTTCATTTATACCATACCAGGCAGAAAAAGGAGCCCGGTGCTGATAGCCCAGGATCAAGTTATCGGCAATAGTATAGTCCAATTCCAAGCCTCTTTTATGCCTATCTTCAGGTATGTGGGATATACCTGCATCTTTCACTGCCCGGGGAGATTGATTGGTAATCTCCTGCTCCTTAAAGAATACTTTACCATTGGTAGCCTTTCTTAAACCGGTAATAACTTCGATAAGTTCAGTCTGGCCATTACCGGCAACACCAGCAATACCCAGTACTTCGCCTTTTTTCAGCTCGAAAGAAATTCCTTTTAAGGCAGGTAATTTCCTATCATTCAGCGCTTCCAGATTTTCAACTCTGAGAATAGTCTGTCCAACTTTTGCCTCAGTTTTAGGCACTTTCAGGATTACTTCCCGGCCCACCATCATGCGGGCTAATTCATTTTGATTGGTCTGGGCAGTGGCAACCGAGCCAACAGTACGTCCAGCCCGTAGAACGGTAACATTATCGGTAATTTCAATAACTTCATTGAGTTTATGAGTAATAAAGATAATGGTTTTACCCTGAGCAGTCAGGTTTTTCATGATCCGGAACAATTCCCGCACTTCCTGGGGAGTTAAAACAGCTGTCGGTTCGTCCAGTACCAGTATTTCCGCTCCCCGATAAAGGGCCTTGATAATTTCAACCCGCTGTTGCATCCCTACGGAGATATCCTGTATTTTGGCCTGCGGATCTACCAGCAAATTATATTGTTTGGAGATTTCTTCAACCTCGCGGATTGCTCTCTCCATGTTCAGCATAATGCCTTTTTTGGGTTCTGAACCCAGGACAATATTTTCCGTAACTGTAAGGGTTGGCACCAGCATGAAGTGCTGGTGAACCATACCAATACCCAGCTTAATAGCCGTAGTAGGGCTATCAATGGTGACTTTTTGTCCATTGAGCAATATTTCTCCGCTATCCGGTTGATATAACCCATAGAGAATACTCATCAGGGTGGACTTACCTGCACCATTTTCTCCAACCAGAGCGTGGATTTCCCCTTTTTTTATCGCCAGGTTTACATTATCGTTAGCGATAACTCCAGGGAACTTCTTGGTAATATTACGCATTTCCAGAATATAGGTCATAGAGCTGCCTCCTTCGCTAAAGAGGGTGCTGTTTGGTAACAGCACCCTCTCTCCTATTCATTTACTTGGCAGTTGGGTCTTTGACAGTGATTTCGCCTTTTGCAATCTTTTCTTTAGCATCATTTACAGCTTTTACAACATCATCAGGAATAGCTTTCTTCATATCTTCGATTTTCTTGATAGCAGCGGCATCATTTTTAACCCCTTCTTTTTCAACGGGCTCAACGTTGCGCAGATCGGTCAGGCCAACGCCATCTTCTTTTACACCGAAAACTTTATTACCAGCGGTGAACTTGCCATCCAGAGTGTCTTTTACTACCTGGAAGACAGCCACGTCTACCCGCTTCAACATAGAAGCCAGGATAGTACCAGGTTTAATCCAGTTCTGGTTGGAGTCTACACCAATAGCGAATTTGCCCTTTTCAGCCGCAGCCTCAAATACCCCTTGACCAGTACCACCAGACGCATGGTAAATAATGTCAGCACCATTGTTGAACTGGGTAGTTGCCAGAGCTTTACCTTTTACAGGGTCATTGAAAGCCTCACCAGTTGTACCAGCGTAAGCGGATTGTACTTTTACATTTTTGCCAAAGTTTTTGTTAACATATTCTACCCCTTGCCTGTAGCCTTCTTCAAACTTGTGAATCAAGGGGAAGTCAGCACCACCAACAAAACCGACATTACCGGTCTTTGACATCATAGCAGCCAGAACGCCAGCCAGGAAGGAACCTTCATGCTCCTTGAAAGTCAAAGAAGCTACATTGGGCTTGTCTACTACTTCGTCAATCAGAGCAAATTTTACATCTGGAAATTCAGTAGCGACCTTTTCCAAAGAGGTCTTCATCAAGAAGCCGACACCGATAACCAGATCATAACCGTTTTCGGCCAGGAAGCGCAGTGCTTCTTCATCAGAAGCCATTTCTTTGGGTTCAATGTATTTATATTCGATACCCAGTTCTTGTTTGGCTCTTTCCAAACCAGCAATAGCAGCGTCGTTAAAAGATTTATCACCTTTACCACCAGTAGACAGTACGATCCCTACTTTGATGCCTTTTGCTTTTGGAGCTTCTCCGGTAGGTGCTTTTTCTTCAGTCTTCTTGGCACAACCAACGCCGACCAGAGAAACTGCCATAATCATGATGGCCAGCAACAGCAAGGAACGGTGCTTACGGAACAGCTGATACATTTTAATCACACATATCCCTCCCAAATTTTTAAGGTAATTCCGGAACCACACATGCAATCGTTTGCGCTCCTCTCGCCTCCCTTCAAACAGTTGAAGAAAAGAAATAATTATTTTCTTTTTCTGATAACCTTAAAGTTGAAGAAATCAGGGCGGAAATAGTTTTCACAGTAAAATATCGGGACCCCGCTACGATCAAAGTGAATTTGTTTTAGTAATAGTAAGGGACTGTTTTTGCGAATGTGCATGAGCTTGGCCATGTTTTCGTCAGCATTTATCGGTACAATTTGAGCTATCGCCTGTTCTATGTAGATACCCAGTTGAGATTCCAGCAAGCTAAAGAGTGAACCATCCCAGCTGGCATTCTCAGGCAAGCGTTCTGTATATATTTTGGGAATGTAGTCGATACAATATACTGCCACCTTATTATCCGCTGTTCTAAGGCGGGAAAGCTTGAGTAGCTCTGCGCCCACAGGTAAATTGAGGGCTTCGGCCATGCTTTTATCGGCTTGAGCTTGTTCCAGTCCAACTATAATAGAGCCTGCTTTCTGGCCTAATTTTTCAATGCTTTCTGTGACACTGAAAAGCTCCTCAATCCCTCGTTCTACCAGGGCCCGGGGCTGATTAACAAAAGTCCCAATTCCCTGTTTTCGGGTTAATACCCCTTCTTCTTCCAAAACGCGCAAGGCTTCTCTTAGAGTAGCCCTGCTCACTCCGAATAAGCGGGCTAATTCCGCTTCAGGAGGTAACTGTTCTCCTGCCTGGTAGCTACCATCAGCAATCATTTTTTCCAGTCTTTCTTTGACCAGCAAATATAGCGGTCTATTATCCTGTCTAACCTGCATAATGTTATCCCCCTGTTCCGCCTGACTGACGTTAGAGGTCAGACATCTGATTTTATTTTAATATGACTTTGGCTATTTGTAAACTATTTTTTTAGAGAATCCAAAAAATTATCCAGCTGCTCTTTCGAAAGCAAGACGGTGCGCGGCTTACTGCCCTCGTGAGGTCCTACCACACCAATCTGTTCCAGTAAGTCCACTAACCGGGCTGCCCGGGCATATCCCACCCTCAGACGCCGTTGTAGCAAAGATGCTGAGGCCTGACCATGCTCAACTACCACCCTGACTGCCTGAGGTAACAGATCATCGTCTATATTCTCCGGGCCCGCTGTTGTGTCTTCCGGTAAATTGATTACCTCTTCATTAAAAATCGGAGCTCCCAGAGTTTTCAGGTGACTAACAATCAGTTCTATCTCCTCTTCTCCAATATAGGCGCCCTGAACCCTAATCGGCTTATTGGCTCCAATCGGATAATACAGCATATCCCCTCGCCCCAGCAGTTTTTCCGCCCCGGCCATATCCAGAATAGTTCGGGAATCGATCTGGGATGAAACAGCAAAGGCGATACGTGAAGGAACATTCGCCTTGATTAAACCGGTAATAACATCCACAGAAGGCCGCTGGGTAGCAATTACGAGATGAATACCAGCCGCCCGCGCCATCTGAGCGAGGCGACAAATAGCATCCTCTACATCGGCAGGCGCCACCATCATCAAGTCAGCCAGCTCATCAATAATTACAACGATATAGGGCAATGGTTTCTGGTTTTGTTTTTGCAACCAGTTGTTGTAGCCTTCGATATTTTTTACTTTGGCCTCAGCGAAACTGGTATAGCGTTTTTCCATTTCCATTACCGCCCAGCGCAAGGCACCTGCAGCTTTTTTGGGATCCGTAACCACTGGAGCCAGCAGATGCGGAATGCCATTATAGATGGATAATTCCACCATTTTAGGATCAATCAGCATGAACTTGACTGTTTCTGCCCCCGATTTATATAGAATACTGGTAATAAGACTATTAATGCAGACAGATTTTCCTGAGCCCGTAGAACCAGCTACCAAAAGATGGGGCATCTTGATCAAGTCAGCCACCACCGGTTGACCAGCGATGTCCTTCCCCAGAGCCACAGTGAGAGGCGATGGACTGTTCTTAAACTGAGGACTTTCAATTACTTCTTTTAAAAACACAGGGGCAGGAGTTTTATTGGGCACTTCAATTCCTACTGCTGCCTTGCCGGGGATGGGTGCTTCAATTCTCACCTGTGCTGCTGCCAGGGAAAGGGCAATATCATCAGCCAGGTTGACTATCCGGCTAACTTTAATTCCAGGGGCAGGTTGAATTTCGTAACGGGTGATAGTTGGGCCTACGCTGACCTGCTGAACTTTTGCCTTTACCCCGAAGTTATCCAGGGTTTGTTCTAGCAAAGCAATATTTTTATTAATTTCATCCTCTGACAGGGTGAAATTGCTATTTTCTGGTGCTCGTAACAATTCGATATCCGGCAAGGCCGCACTTTCAGCTCTTTTGCTGTCTGTGTCAATTTCTGCAGTAATGATAGGTTCAGGCGGATTGCTAACAACCTCTGTTCTTACCAGAACCTGCTCTTTTTCTGCAGACTTTACTTTAGTACTCGTTCTGGTCCTGGCTTTTCCTTCTTCTCTGGGCTTCTGGCGGGATGAAACTAATCTGGTCATTATTCCTGTTAAAACTTCCTTTGTCCTGGAATAGAGCCAGCGTAGCCCGCTGCTGGCCGAAACTTCTGAAATTATTAATATCCCTGTCAAAAATAAAGAAATGATAATAACATAACTACCAGCCTTACCAAAAAGTTTCAGCAAAATCCAGCTAAAAGCTG
It encodes:
- a CDS encoding DNA translocase FtsK: MPKVQPSQTSTRFKNELKGIGWIALAILTFLIILEKSAAQIGLLGIYMRKFLFSLFGEGVWFFPFFLFYIGFYRLFYWAQAAWQKRLTGAGLVLLSVLAYLHMDIPAEGFFAYASGGLGGGLLGAAFSWILLKLFGKAGSYVIIISLFLTGILIISEVSASSGLRWLYSRTKEVLTGIMTRLVSSRQKPREEGKARTRTSTKVKSAEKEQVLVRTEVVSNPPEPIITAEIDTDSKRAESAALPDIELLRAPENSNFTLSEDEINKNIALLEQTLDNFGVKAKVQQVSVGPTITRYEIQPAPGIKVSRIVNLADDIALSLAAAQVRIEAPIPGKAAVGIEVPNKTPAPVFLKEVIESPQFKNSPSPLTVALGKDIAGQPVVADLIKMPHLLVAGSTGSGKSVCINSLITSILYKSGAETVKFMLIDPKMVELSIYNGIPHLLAPVVTDPKKAAGALRWAVMEMEKRYTSFAEAKVKNIEGYNNWLQKQNQKPLPYIVVIIDELADLMMVAPADVEDAICRLAQMARAAGIHLVIATQRPSVDVITGLIKANVPSRIAFAVSSQIDSRTILDMAGAEKLLGRGDMLYYPIGANKPIRVQGAYIGEEEIELIVSHLKTLGAPIFNEEVINLPEDTTAGPENIDDDLLPQAVRVVVEHGQASASLLQRRLRVGYARAARLVDLLEQIGVVGPHEGSKPRTVLLSKEQLDNFLDSLKK
- a CDS encoding ABC transporter ATP-binding protein codes for the protein MTYILEMRNITKKFPGVIANDNVNLAIKKGEIHALVGENGAGKSTLMSILYGLYQPDSGEILLNGQKVTIDSPTTAIKLGIGMVHQHFMLVPTLTVTENIVLGSEPKKGIMLNMERAIREVEEISKQYNLLVDPQAKIQDISVGMQQRVEIIKALYRGAEILVLDEPTAVLTPQEVRELFRIMKNLTAQGKTIIFITHKLNEVIEITDNVTVLRAGRTVGSVATAQTNQNELARMMVGREVILKVPKTEAKVGQTILRVENLEALNDRKLPALKGISFELKKGEVLGIAGVAGNGQTELIEVITGLRKATNGKVFFKEQEITNQSPRAVKDAGISHIPEDRHKRGLELDYTIADNLILGYQHRAPFSAWYGINEKAVQAHAENLIPAFDVRPRLPQAMARSLSGGNQQKVIIAREFYQNPELLIAAQPTRGVDIGAIEFIHKRIIEARDNGAAVLLVSAELQEILALSDRIAVMFEGEIMDILDAKDASEEKLGLLMAGVKEGLQ
- a CDS encoding BMP family lipoprotein, whose protein sequence is MYQLFRKHRSLLLLAIMIMAVSLVGVGCAKKTEEKAPTGEAPKAKGIKVGIVLSTGGKGDKSFNDAAIAGLERAKQELGIEYKYIEPKEMASDEEALRFLAENGYDLVIGVGFLMKTSLEKVATEFPDVKFALIDEVVDKPNVASLTFKEHEGSFLAGVLAAMMSKTGNVGFVGGADFPLIHKFEEGYRQGVEYVNKNFGKNVKVQSAYAGTTGEAFNDPVKGKALATTQFNNGADIIYHASGGTGQGVFEAAAEKGKFAIGVDSNQNWIKPGTILASMLKRVDVAVFQVVKDTLDGKFTAGNKVFGVKEDGVGLTDLRNVEPVEKEGVKNDAAAIKKIEDMKKAIPDDVVKAVNDAKEKIAKGEITVKDPTAK
- a CDS encoding GntR family transcriptional regulator — protein: MQVRQDNRPLYLLVKERLEKMIADGSYQAGEQLPPEAELARLFGVSRATLREALRVLEEEGVLTRKQGIGTFVNQPRALVERGIEELFSVTESIEKLGQKAGSIIVGLEQAQADKSMAEALNLPVGAELLKLSRLRTADNKVAVYCIDYIPKIYTERLPENASWDGSLFSLLESQLGIYIEQAIAQIVPINADENMAKLMHIRKNSPLLLLKQIHFDRSGVPIFYCENYFRPDFFNFKVIRKRK